Genomic segment of Drosophila biarmipes strain raj3 chromosome 2L, RU_DBia_V1.1, whole genome shotgun sequence:
cttaattaaattgaacacAAAtctaaaaacctttttttaatttggtatGCTTATGGATGTTAGGAACTTTCATATCTTAAGCCTTACTAAGATATATTGCTTATGAGATGATAAAGACCACGATCGTCATAATGATACCTTATTAAAGTGGTAGCTAAAAGGGATTTTCATATGGTTTTAGTATACTTAGGTTCTTAACTCCCCAACAAACTATGCGTAGCGCAGAGCAAGATCAAAAGCATCGCAGAACAACTGTCAAATGTGATGAATCAAGTGTAATTGAAAGAAGTGCAAATAAGCCAACGCCagcagcaataacaacaatgACGGAAGAGAGCGGAACAGTAGCACTGAGCGATAGAGAGGGTTCTCTATAAGGCCGAAAATGAAGAACCCCGTAGTGGGTGGCAGGGGGCAAAGAGCCCATGCTCGGGCTAGGCTGCACACAAAAAGTGCACTCAAAAAATTATTCCAAGAAATATAGTATCTCTTAAATCGTTACTTTATGCTATATGCGTAGATTTAAGGATATCTTTTTCATTAAATGtcaacattttgttttatctgaaacttttttttagtttagtttttttaacGCTTGTGATCGAACTCAGGACCTTTGGACTGTAGTTCAACGTTTTACTTACTGAGCCAAGAAATTTAAGTTAACTTAATGCatattatttctttgagtTACCAAACATTATTTAGAAAATAGTTTCTGGGAATTAACAAATAACTTAatagctaaaaaaaaaatttttttattgctttaactttttttttcaaatcttTATTGTGCAGTATATccttttctttgatttttgaaaacttttttattaacacaaaTGTTTTAGTGCTAATTTGAATAATTGAAGGTTTATTTTTTCGAGTGTCGAAAAGATGGATCGGTCGAGTTAGTTGTTGGGTTGTTTGAGTGCACTTGCAGTGGCCGCGGAGAAAGCATAAATGCGAATAATGAGCAAAGCGCGGCCCGCGAGAGAtaactgatgatgatgatggaaAGCGAATGTGAATATcaggaaattttattttatttgagctCTTCTTGTTTACCTTCTTCTTTGCCGCGCTGCTTCGCTGCGGCTGCGACAGCGACGccactgcgactgcgactgcgactgcatTAAAACCTACAAAATAGGGTAAAAAACTGGGGACGACAGTTAGTACCGCTTGAGCTTTCGACCGCATATATACGCCCGATCCGAGTCACGATCGGCGGCACTAAAAAAAGGCACCGAAAAGGGCACGCGACCATAAAGAGCGCAGTTTTCGCAGTCACTCGAGCCGCAACAAGTGGTCAAGGCAACGCGATCCCGCTTTTTAATTGAAGATCGGCTCGCTGCCTCGACTTTTCCCCATTATCCCAGCGGCGCAAAAATATGCGATTAACAAAGgaaatttcacatttttccCGGCTTTCATACTGAAGCACTTCGCGAGTGCAATTTACGTAACAGAACGCTTCCGTCGCGGATATACTTGTCGAGTGTCAAATTTCCCGAAACCCCTGGACTTTTCTCTTTCTTTCCCGCCTGAGGATGGCCTACAATTACAACAACAGCTCCGAGGATAACGCCTACGAGGATGAGTATGTGTCCCGGGGGGAGGgatcaaaataaattgtgtTCTAGCCTCCTTAAGGCATGTCAGCGGTTTTGATGTGTTCACCTTGCCTACAGATAAAGAAATAATCATAAACatgcattacattttaaatgagtagatataataatccattttttggtattttgatAGGAGATATTGCTGTACtcgatataacatttttttctattttctttataaagtaatttataaatatatattatatctttttatCTGTGTAAAATTCAAAGGAGACACCGACAAATTGTCGGGGGCTCCAGTGGAGCGGAAAACTCATTTGGCTCCTGCTAATGATAGCAGGTCTACCCTATACACAGGATACGCCCGTGTTTGCGGGTGTCCCTTTTCTCAGTGGGCTGTTGGCTGAATGTGAATCAATCTTTGACACGGACACTTGTCTTCACTTCAGCCGATGAAAGCCGTGACATAAAGTAGCTGTTCAGCGTATTAAGAGCCATCAACAAAATCATTTAATCATTGCGTCGAGGAGACGGCAAACTGCTTGAGGCTTTGCTCTTTGAGCTTGGGTGAAAATTACTTTCCTATTCCAGGAAATTTCCCACAAAGCATTATTTCTTTAAACCCCAGAGCCTTTTTGGGGATTTAATGAATTTCAAACCTGTTTGTTTCCCGTTGTAAACAAGCCaagttaataatatatttttatttttgtacaaatAAACCCCTGGAAATGATTAGGCAACAGCAAAAGGCGTATTTTAATAACATGGTATTGCCTTTTAACGACTTCAAAGCTGAAATGTTACTTTGGTAATtagcaaaaaacattttgttctCAGCAACTGGTTAAAAAAGGTTTCCATCATGCCTTCCCAGGAACCCCTTCTTCCACACATGCTATCAGTTCACCTCCTCACATGAGGCAATCAAAGATCTCATGACTTATGAACGAGCTGTGAAAACCAGAGCTGTCTAAGCTGAGTATCGCAATTGAGGCAAGTTCAAGCTGAAATGTGGGTTCGCATATATACCTACTATATAAAGTCgtgtatatattatatacatatatgataGTATGGGCTCGGTGAAGAAAATCAGTGTCAGCATTACTTTGGCGGTCTTGTCTTTGtctttgtttctgtttctgattTTCTGTTTATGACATGACTGCATCGCGTCCGTCCACCGCGAAAGCTAATTGAAACttaagtaaatataatttatgacTTATTTCGAGCACTTTTCATCGTTCTAACGCAGGCTTAAGTAAATTTAGTCAAGCCGACTGAATTAAGATTTGTGTGCCCACTTGAGTCAAGTGcacaaattgcatttatttagcCCGCACACGTGATGCGATTCCCAATGCACTGAGGAGCCTTCTCCAAATCGCCTAGCCGGACCTCAGCTGCTTGGCTCCCGGTAATTATGGCAGAGAGTCATTAAACTCGCAtttcaaatggaaatggaaccCGGctgaaaacaatattttattgccgcTGGAAATAGACATCTTTCTTCGGTCTGATGGCTTTTCCTCTGATAACGACCTTAAGCGATACTGACTTATAAAACTTGTCGGACTGTCTGGCATTGCGCTTTAATTTAGCTCGGCTTCTGCGAGATTCTTTGACAAATCTGAAAATCTGCATGGAAGATAGCTTGACTTTGAATTCGGTCAGTTTGTGTGGAAATTAGAATAAGAATTACTATCGTTTTTAGCTATCTTGCGGACTACGTGACGTCCGGAGCGTTGATTTGGGTGTCGCATTAtagtatttttagttttagaaaataaacCTGAAAGACTTAAGAATGAATCACAAATGCAAGAACTTTCTTGACTATTCATTGTCTTATCATTTGCTCTTCCATTGAATTTATAAGATTGAATAAGCTTCTTAGCAAATGGGTTTCTCAAATATATACTCATTTGTGTCAACTAACTCAGCAAATATATTTACTCAAATCTGATTTTATTGCAAGTTGCCTAAAAGCCCTTTTACATTCGTTGTCAGTCACCATCCTGGCTAAGGGGATTTTCATTCACTTTCCTAACCACAAGTGAATTTCCACTTCATGTGGCACAAGCTGAGGCCCTCGAGAAACCCCTTTTTGGGGTAAACAACTTCGATTTAAAGTCTTTATAAGAgtcaaatcaaataaatacagATTGTTGCACGCACGAGCCGGGGAAAGCACAAACGCATAGGAGGGGAAAAATCAATATGGATGtgctaaaaaatttattgaatgtTTTTTTGGGCAGGGCGGCGAAATGAGCCGCCCTCCATATACCTGAACAAACAAATTCCGAAACACAAGTCGGGGTAATCTTATTAAATCTTTATTCTCTGCTTATTTCTTCTCTCTTTTTCGGTGGTGCGTTTCATTGCTCCCCGATGGGCAACAAAAATCCTGCTCCTTCGCCGTCCTACTCCTGGCCCACATCCACACATGCAGCGAAGTAACAGAAGGTGCCTTACAGGTCTGGCGAACTCTGCCGGAGCGCATTCGTCAGGATCCCAGTCTCGCGTCCTTTCGCCAGGAGCACGAGCGTCTACATGGCGGTAAGTTTGGTCTGGccatcctcatcctcatcctcatccctGGCCCCCGGACCACATAATTTCCCGGTTTTTTATGCCTGGCTGTTGCTACCTTTTTTATTGCCGTAATTATTGctgaattttttattgccatttGCGTTGGCGTTGCCATTGACATTGGAATTTGTCCCGgctttttcctcttttttcccTGATTTGCATGCCAAAACCTCAAGTCCAAGCTTATCTTCAATTGTTTTGATGGGCGCACTATTTGGGGCTTAGAAAATTATGATAATGCCAGGGTTCCAGTCTTTTTCCGGCATGTGAAGTCACTGCGCAAGTGGACATAATCTTGGTTGGGTTCCGTAAATTAGAGGGCTTAGGCAGTGAAGAATGTGTTCTTGAAATAAcccaatttaattatttggtttacttggggtatatttatttttcatcaaATTATACAGTAAATTTCCCTATAATAGTGACAagatgatttccttcttttaaAAGAGGGCTCCTTTTGGTAACTAGATTCTCAAACCATAATAACAGAAGGCAATCCCACATCAAAGCCTAAAGTAGTTCCCAATCCCTGGGGCTGAATTAGCTGTCCGGAACCTTCGAGTTCCTAATGCGTCCTCTCCGGCATCCTTGTCTCCAGCCATCAGTCAGTTGGCCAATGTGTCCCCCAGCTCGCTCCTGCCCAGGGCCATTTATGGGTATTTATAGCCTCGACTGGGCCAATAAAATAATGCCAACACGTGGCAGGTGATGGCTGGAGCCAAGTTAACTTAATTCCCGGCCAAAGTCGCCACAGTTGCCCGCCGTTTGTCCTTCCGCGTGGAGTGAATGAGTACATTTTCgcacaaatatttgccagtTCCGCTGCAGGGTTAGGTCATCCGAAACCAGAAAGGTCACCGTTGaacaactatttttaattgaatccCTGCAGATGTGGATCCCTTGCACGCGGAGGAGTCGGAGGCCCGGGTGCAGAATGGACACCACGAGGAGACGGCCCTGGCCAACCAGGCCTTCACACAGATCGGGATCAATGTGACGAACGAGGCGGGTCAGGTGCGGGTGCTGGACGGCAGGTTCGTAGTTCTGTGCCCCTCGATTGTCAGTTACGTAATTAGTGCAACCAGTTTTCTGTGATTCCCCGTGCCCATTTGCAGGGACCTGGAGAACAACAATGACGATCAACATGACGAGGCCGAACCGCACGCCAAAAGCTTGGTGGGTATACCTCTTAATaactattataaaaaatataaataatatttaatgattattttgATATAACTCAATATAAACTATATCCAAGTACAggacatattattattattatttaatgtaGATCATTAgaaaattctaaaattatccaagttatgaaaattaaaagtgcagttttggttTAGATACTGAACCTCACTGGAATTAtctaaaaatcgaacatgaaaatgtgccaaaatttcgaccattgctaaaagaatatatttgaatgtagacccaagttatgaaaattagaagtgcagttttgagTTAGATACTGAACCTTACTGGAATTATCTAAAACTCgtacatgaaaatgggctaacatttcgaccatcgctaaaagaaaatatttgaacGTATATCATTAGAAAATTCTACCACAAACTCAtgaaggtatcccacgtctaaatcgggataaaattacccaagttatgaaattagaagtgcagttttgggttagTTACTGAACCTCACTGGAATTATctaaaaatggaacatgaaaatgggctaaaatttcgaccaccactaaaaggaaatatttgaatgtagatcattagaaaattccaccacaaactcatagaggtatcccacgtctgaatcgggataaaattacccaagttatgaaattagaagtgcagttttgggttagTTAGTGAACCTCACTGGAATTATctaaaaatggaacatgaaaatgggctaaaatttcgaccaccgctaaaaggaaatatttgaatgtagatcattagaaaattccaccacaaactcatagaggtatcccacgtctgaatcgggataaaattacccaagttatgaaattagaagtgcagttttgggttagTTACTGAACCTCACTGGAATTATctaaaaatggaacatgaaaatgggctaaaatttcgaccaccgctaaaaggaaatatttgaatgtagatcattagaaaattccaccacaaactcatagaggtatcccacgtctgaatcgggataaaattacccaagttatgaaattagaagtgcagttttgggttagTTACTGAACCTCACTGGAATTATctaaaaatggaacatgaaaatgggctaaaatttcgaccaccgctaaaaggaaatatttgaatgtagatcattagaaaattccaccacaaactcatagaggtatcccacgtctgaatcgggataaaattacccaagttatgaaattagaagtgcagttttgggttagTTACTGAACCTCACTGGAATTATCTAAAAATCgtacatgaaaatgggccaaaatttcGATCATCgctaaaaggaaatatttgaatgtagaccTTTAGAAAATTCCACAACAAACTCAtgaaggtatcccacgtcttaATCGGTATCCAAACACCCGAGTTATGGAATTACGAAGTGGAGTTTTGGGATCCCActctgaaagccattggaacgACGAAAACATTGGAAAATGGGTTGAAATTTTGgtccttataaaaaatatatataataatataaaattttcgaaaatgtttatgtTTCGGAGAGTTTTAACTCGGCTATGTCGCTCTTACAGAGAGAATTTTAAAGCACTATCTCGCTCTTTTTGCTCTTTTTAGATttgaaagaatttttaaagggTCAATAATTTACTTTTGAATATCAAACTTATCCTTGtgttttatatttcctttgtatcaatatatttatataaattgtatcatttttattttcagatcCGAAAGTATCTCATCTGGTTCAAAATAGCCATTCTACTGGTGGTCTGGTGCGTCTTCACCGCCTTCCTAATGTCCAACAACGAGCATGTGGACCAGCTGAGCCTTATAAGTGTTCCTAGGAATAGCTCACCGAGAGGTGAGTAAATCTTAGAGATTATTAAAAATCGTATAAAACTAATAGGTATACCACCTATCCCCCAGTGTTTCCCATCACCACCTCCAGCCTGCAAAGGATCGGTTTGGGCCTGCGAGGACCCTTCCGGCTGCAGGAGAACGAGCTGGCCCTCAACGAGAGTGTTCCGCTGCCTCTGCTCCAGGTGATAGTGATGCGCAGCTATTACGATGGCGACGGCATGGAGATCTACATCGAGAATGCCAGCCAAGTGTGGCAGCTGGACGTGGTCTATCCGGATCTGATCGACTCCACCAAGGATACGAAGAAGAAGCGCACCTTCGAGCTGAGTCCCATAGATCCCCTGTGGTTGGCCCAGGCGAATCGCACGGAGCTGAGCTTTGAGTTCACCAGCAGCATCGAGGGCGAACTACCGCTCCAGCTGAATGTGGATGAGTCCCCCATCTATAAGAGGGATGGCGTGATCTATGCGGCGGTGGTCCTCTGCGGCCTCTATGTGATGATCATCTGGGAGATTGTGAATCGAACATTTGCTGCCATCATTGCGTCCACCTTATCGGTTGGAATACTGGCCGCACTGAACTCCCGCCCCTCGATGGCCACCATCATGGGTTGGATCGATGTGGAgacgctgctgctgctctttgGGATGATGATCCTGGTGGCCATTCTCTCGGAGACTGGGGTCTTTGACTATCTGGCCGTGTATGCCTACAAGATCACCAACGGGCACGTTTGGCCACTGATCAACTGTCTGTGCCTGTTCACCGCAGTCCTCTCATCCTTCCTGGACAATGTGACCACTGTGTTACTGATGACCCCGGTGACGATACGACTCTGCGAGGTCATGTGCCTCAATCCGGTGCCCATACTCATGTGCATGGTCATCTACTCGAACATCGGCGGAGCACTGACTCCCGTGGGGGATCCACCGAATGTCATCATCGCCTCGAATAGCTACATATCCAAGAATGTAAGATATCTTTGGGGTTTATCGTAGGTATTTCTTATATCATTACTTCTATTAACCAGGGCGTCAACTTCGCTGTCTTCACCCTGCACATGTTGCCCGGAGTTCTTCTGGTGATGGTGCAGACCTACATCCAGTTGCGCTTTAAATTCCGCAACATCAGTGATCTGCAGTTCAAGGACTCGCCGGAAGTGGAGGAACTGCGTCACGAGATCCACGTGTGGAAGCGAGCGGCCGCCAGCCTATCTGCCTACTCAAAGGATGAGGAACTGGTGCGACAGACACTGATGAAGAAGGTCAACCGCTTGAAGAGAAGCCTCAAGAAGCGCATGACGGCGGTCATAGAACCGGCACCCAATTACCAGCAAACGCTGGCTAATCTTCAAGCAAAGGTAGGGGATTTCTACAACTAGGAACACTTAGATCGAGATCAAAAATCAATGACTGACAAAAAAAGCCCTTGAAATCAAGACGAAAGTGTTCTTAATAATGTTTTATCTCTTTATCTCTATTTTAAAGATCTACCTTGGCTTTTAAGGATATCCCTTCTTAttcttaattataatttaaattcattatttttttcagtacCCCATTCGCAACAAGCCCCTGCTGATCAAGTGCTCCGCTGCCTTGGTCTTTGTGATCAGTCTTTTCTTCTTGCACTCGGTCCCAGAACTGCAAAGATTATCCTTGGGCTGGACAGCTCTGCTAGGTGCCATATTCCTGATCATTCTGGCGGACATCGAGGACATGGAGGCCATACTGGCCCGCGTGGAGTGGTCAACGCTGCTCTTCTTCGCAGCCCTGTTCATCCTCATGGAGGCTCTGACGGAGCTGGGTCTGATTGAGTGGATCGGCAACATGACCGAGGGCATTATCCTGGGAGTGGGCGAGGACCGGCGGCTGATGGTGGCCATCTTGATAATACTCTGGGTGAGTTTTGGATGGAATTTCCACTTTAATTTgttgtataaatattatattatgttcCTTAAGGTTTCTGCTGTGGCCTCGGCCTTTGTGGACAACATCCCGCTGACCACGATGATGGTAAAGATTACCATTTCCCTAGCGCAGAATAGCACCCTAAACCTGCCGCTGCAGCCTTTGGTCTGGGCCCTGGCCCTGGGAGCCTGTTTGGGAGGTGGGTGGAGATGGTATAATATAATGGGTACTAGATGGTAAATGGTTTTCCCTTTCCCAGGCAATGGCACTCTGATTGGCGCCTCGGCCAATGTGGTTTGTGCGGGAGTGGCCGAGCAGCATGGCTACAAGTTCACCTTCCTGCAGTTCTTCAAGTAGGTCTCGGGGTGCCTTCCAAAAAAGGATTCCTCATTAATTTAGTGCGGTTTTTCGATCCCCACAGAGTTGGCTTTCCCATCATGATCGGCAGCATTATAGTCACCACGGGCTACCTGCTCGTTTCGCACTCGCTGTTCGCGTGGCATTGATGAAGGGCCCCCATCCAGGAGTTGACTGTGTCGATTCGCAACAAGGCGCACTTTACCTCGTTACCTAGCGGACAGAAACTGTTCCAGATGCCACACTCATCCGGTTTTCGAGCCCATCGAAACAGCACCAAGCTGGAGCGGAACCAGCAAGTGCTGGTTCTAAAAACCAACCAAAAAGCAAGCCCACACAGAAAAACAGAAACGAAGAATAttacataaaaatacatttatttttacacaTCGTTGTTAGTGTAGTGTGTAGTATGGATAACAAAACAAAGAACAACAATTAAgagaactaaaataaatataaattaattatttacaattaaTAATGTCGCTGAACTGTGAAACAattgttaaatgttaaatgtatgaatacgaattaaataaaaacgaaacaaataaattatttatggcGTTTTTTATTAgagaaaaaatttgttttgcttgtttatcttattttttatgtagATGAAGGGAACTTGTCGGGCCCAAgggtttaaaatttaatagacGAAAGCCAGTTTATTTGTTGACTTATATGGccttattaaaaaagtaataaaatctCAGTCTGTAGGCGGCGAATGTATTTTAGTTAAAGTGATTCATAAATGTAACTTctcatacatacatatataaattcaaatttttaaatgcggAAAAGATTGCTACAagatgtttaaatatttataaagtttagTTTAAGCCAGCCCAGAAGCTAGCTATATTTTTATGTAGTTCATAGCCCACAAATGGAATTTaacaactttaaattaatttatttaactaaaaaaaatggtaattttaataagtataattttttcaaattcttTTACCCGATGTACGCCAgtgtcaaatattttttacctaATTAAGGAAAACCTCCCATACAAATAACCATCTCAGCCACTCATTTAACGCTTGAAGACTTTTCGTTCATGTGTCAATAGCATTTCCACTTTTCTTAGTTGACTTTTATGAATTTTCGCAGACCTACAATGGCAAAGCAAACAATTGAAGAGAGGCGAGGGCCCAGACATTGCATGGCTATGGCAATTATGCAGACGCAGTTTTCAAAGCTATTTGCACTTCATGCATTGACCGCTTcggcttgtttgtttttcgacAGGGCCTAAGTTTTCTGCACTCggagaaaatatttaacattttaaaaacgtatttattttaattttagaaattgaaatgcaatatGTAAACGAATAGTTACTAGTTTAAATAACTCTTtaactaataataatactattatttccataaaataataataagaatcGAAATCTAATACCCCTAAATAACATCTTGCATGATCTATTTTTTTCACAACCCCTAAATAATATTGTTAAACAAATCtgatatgatttatttttctcgGTGCAGCAGTCTGTGTGGCAGGTAACGCCTAttacataaatatttcctatttttttagCATGTCTGCATATGTGTCGGACTTTATGCCTGGACAATTATACGAAATGTTCGTACATAAAGTAACAACGTGCGTCTTAGTTAATTAGACTGTTGGTCGTTAAAGGGGGCGTGTGTATGTCAGCCCGACCTGCGTTATGCAAAATACGCATAAGAAATGGAATTCGTATTATGGATGGGCAAACGATCGTCTGGGTTCACTGGGCAGCATATGAAAATATGCATAGGCCCCTTACTTATGGTAATTAGGGGGTGCAATGAACCTGAGAAAAGGGTGAAAAGTAAACTTAGAGTCCAAAACAAAACTgacaaaatgtaaatataatatctttacattataatatattaaaattgaaacGAGTTATACTCGGTACTTAATAATAATCCATGAAGTTTCATTTGAAGTGTCTGAATGTAGATCTCTTGAGCATTATCTCCACAGTAGGCGTAAGCAAACTGAATAAAATCCGCCCATGTACCATTACATCCCCAGTAAATTCGGTTTTTTCgtctttattttatgaaaagcaaacaaaaacaaaaggaggCACAGACGCCCTGAGGCAACCTTTCACAATGCCGCAAAAATgtgccaaaaaaaagaaattacaaaAAGCCAGACCCCAGAAGGCAAGACCCGGGTCCAAAGCAAAGTGCGCCAATTTGAAACAGAGATGACGTTAATGGAGCAGATGCCAACAGCCGGTCTCAATTTCGGACTCAGTTTATGTTTCGAGCCTGGCTCAATGGATAGAGAGTACGCAGCTACCGACCAAAGTTACGTGACTTACTGTACAGAGAGAAAAACGAATAtcttaaataacaaaaattttatcaaatgttaGGTTTATTGAaggtaataacatttttaaatatttttaacatgcATTCatcaattaaaagaaaaatataaaaatctataTTATGGTAAAATTATTAGAATCTATGATGAAATCAAATACTTTgtgaaagatttaaaaagataGATGGAATTAAGAAGTTTGAAagctaatttttaataaaattgaaaatgtacattggtatataaattataatctaTGATCCCTATAATAAAGGTTACAAAATTTCCCGTGTAAATTCTTAATgatcttttataattttccaaGAATGAGCCAGCTAACGAAAAATAAGTTCAAAAGTTTctcataatttaaatattaaatgcatAAATACATAGTAAAGTGTTTTTACAAGTTTCAGCCCATGAAAAATTCgtagattttttattttaaattggtttaatttctcccagtgcaatTTTCAGCTTTCCGCAGAGAGCGACCTGCTGTTAAATTTTAGCGCGTGTTGCACGGCCGAAAACACTCTCGATTTCAGCTCAGTTGGCTTGCAGACGCGCATTGGACAAGTTGTCTATTGGAAAACGGTGGGCTCTTACAGGGTCTTCATTCGAATCGTATCGAATCGAATTGAGCCGAGAAAATACGTTAGTTAAATTATGCCATTCGTATGTGCGGAGTGTTAGTTGAATGTATACCCGGAGACCAAAATTACACTGCCGAAAATAGCAACGGACACTTTTTGAGACCACTAACTTTCATTTTTATGCGATCCGAAATTTCTGCGCGCTGTTTGCCCAGTTTATTAACATCAATTTGGGAAGTTAGCGTGTAAATGAATTTTACAGCAGTAAAAAAACCGAAAGAAGCCAGAAATCAATCAAAGCCAAAACGAGACAAGGCCAAACTGcaagggaaaaacaaaaataaataaaagacaCCGAAATAAAAGCCCAACCAAATGAAGACAAGGCGAGCTACGTAGTTACctttaaccaaaaaaaaaaacaaagctcATTGAACAAAAGTGAGAGTGATTTCCAAACCGCAGTGTTGTTGGACTTTTTGTATTTACGCTTTTATTTAAGCCAGACCGAAGACACATTCGTATAGGTATTCGGTGTTCGTGTGTGTTTGCATATCGCGTCGGAATCGAAATCGCGTAAACAAAAGCGGCTAACGAAAAACTTGGCAaccaaatatttcaaatatttatccaAATGACGCACCTGCTTTCGGGCAACTGACCAACCTCAAGTCGCCATCGGGTTTTCAGACACTGTTGCGCAAACGCCTTAGAGTggcttacaaaaaaaatgttgaaaaattcTGCAAAAACTGTAATCATATGTGGCTTGGCATGAAGTAATCGAGTGTGTAATTGCAGTTTCTGCGGCTCCACATAAATGCTGACGACTGGCCATGTCTTGGCCAAAACAATGGGGCTACGCTAGCCTCTGGCTGCCTTTGCTGATCGGCCTGCTCTACAGTAAGTTAATGCAACCGAAATCGGCGGAGTCTATATCGAGATCGGTTGCCTTATAACCGGTCGAACTACTTTAGCCGATCCCGGCGACAGTCTCCCATGATCTCGAGTGGCTCTTGGCCCAAACTCCACGGCAAACGGCGGACTTTGGCCAGGCTAAGCACCCTGAGCTCTCCGACGAGCTCCAACTCGTTGCCGGTCTTTGTGTCAAGGTCGCCGGATCGCCGCAGATGTTGTTTGGCCTGTGGATCGTCTATGGGTC
This window contains:
- the LOC108027861 gene encoding P protein isoform X2 is translated as MRVKVTKRLWFHRQASTKSDRFPQPNEVTEGALQVWRTLPERIRQDPSLASFRQEHERLHGDVDPLHAEESEARVQNGHHEETALANQAFTQIGINVTNEAGQVRVLDGRDLENNNDDQHDEAEPHAKSLIRKYLIWFKIAILLVVWCVFTAFLMSNNEHVDQLSLISVPRNSSPRVFPITTSSLQRIGLGLRGPFRLQENELALNESVPLPLLQVIVMRSYYDGDGMEIYIENASQVWQLDVVYPDLIDSTKDTKKKRTFELSPIDPLWLAQANRTELSFEFTSSIEGELPLQLNVDESPIYKRDGVIYAAVVLCGLYVMIIWEIVNRTFAAIIASTLSVGILAALNSRPSMATIMGWIDVETLLLLFGMMILVAILSETGVFDYLAVYAYKITNGHVWPLINCLCLFTAVLSSFLDNVTTVLLMTPVTIRLCEVMCLNPVPILMCMVIYSNIGGALTPVGDPPNVIIASNSYISKNGVNFAVFTLHMLPGVLLVMVQTYIQLRFKFRNISDLQFKDSPEVEELRHEIHVWKRAAASLSAYSKDEELVRQTLMKKVNRLKRSLKKRMTAVIEPAPNYQQTLANLQAKYPIRNKPLLIKCSAALVFVISLFFLHSVPELQRLSLGWTALLGAIFLIILADIEDMEAILARVEWSTLLFFAALFILMEALTELGLIEWIGNMTEGIILGVGEDRRLMVAILIILWVSAVASAFVDNIPLTTMMVKITISLAQNSTLNLPLQPLVWALALGACLGGNGTLIGASANVVCAGVAEQHGYKFTFLQFFKVGFPIMIGSIIVTTGYLLVSHSLFAWH